From one Lotus japonicus ecotype B-129 chromosome 3, LjGifu_v1.2 genomic stretch:
- the LOC130749443 gene encoding histone H2B.10: protein MARADKKPAEKKPAAAEEKAAAAEKKPRAEKKIPKEGAAAGDKKKKRSKKNVETYKIYIFKVLKQVHPDIGISSKAMGIMNSFINDIFEKLAQESSRLARYNKKPTITSREIQTAVRLVLPGELAKHAVSEGTKAVTKFTSS, encoded by the coding sequence ATGGCAAGAGCAGACAAGAAGCCAGCGGAGAAGAAGCCAGCGGCGGCGGAGGAGAAGGCCGCCGCAGCGGAGAAGAAGCCTCGTGCGGAGAAGAAGATCCCGAAGGAAGGAGCCGCCGCCGgcgacaagaagaagaagagatcgaAGAAGAACGTGGAGACATACAAGATCTACATCTTCAAGGTGCTGAAGCAGGTTCACCCTGACATCGGAATCTCCAGCAAGGCCATGGGGATCATGAACAGTTTCATCAATGACATCTTCGAGAAGCTCGCTCAGGAGTCTTCTCGTCTGGCTCGCTACAACAAGAAGCCGACGATCACCTCCAGGGAGATTCAGACCGCCGTGAGATTGGTTCTCCCCGGCGAGCTTGCCAAGCACGCCGTTTCTGAAGGCACCAAGGCGGTTACCAAGTTCACTAGTTCTTAG
- the LOC130747392 gene encoding uncharacterized protein LOC130747392 isoform X1, producing the protein MAKGKDSDEFVLLSKIRTGVKREFAFAMKAQSEIGAGSLGRTRGSKNRNEAPARTVRAAKRSRKNAVKDAAAEEVVVGDAMSEEEAKSDVVDLPSDEVEEEELKGDVVVETVINEEVMEEIAPESVVVKVDFEESEKGGVDDQPLVVKEEKGALDEKPLVVKEDLQDQGKGALDEQQPLVVKEEKGALDEKGASGVAPEALVKDDKGDVKGGKKKKKKMALDNTMRRFTRSALKQNSDEMKMEIGGEQANAAGVGIDDNVKKEVQASPLMTTPMPFTGSRLRKFPTRLKDLLATGILEGLPVKYIKGVKARRPGENGLRGVVTGPGILCYCDSCNGTEVVSPTVYELHAGSANKRPPEYTYLDNGRPLRDVMNACSNGPLGSMEEVVQMILGQFTLKKSNICFNCRVSTSDDGASLSKLFCDSCMELKDSQHSLPETAVASSCTLETAAENSCAPETAVASSFPPPTDVASSCPPQTPVASSESISPDVQPRSPETAVLTKSLKAGMKHSTSRGKSQGKLTRKDLRLHKFVFEEDVLAEGVELAYYAHGKKLLVGYKKGCGILCTCCNAEVSASLFESHAGWATRRKPYHNIYTTDGVSLHDLSISLSRDRRFATTENDDLCSICEDGGDLLCCDGCPRAFHIDCVPLSCIPSGTWYCKYCQNLFEKDKPRERNNKPKTNRRCVRVVRTVAVEHGGCALCGSHDFSKIFGPRTVIICDQCEREYHVGCLKQHNMQDLAELPEGNWFCRESCNQIHSALINLVACGEKNIPDSFQSLIKKKHEEKGLDTGVDLDIKWRVLNWKLAPGEETRPLLSKAVAIFHERFDPIVDSSSGRDFIPTMLYGRNIRGQDFGGMYCAVLTVNQVVVSAGVFRVFGPEIAELPLVATTAEYQGQGYFQCLFSCIEGLLGSLNVKNLVLPAAEEAESIWTGKFGFTKLGQDEIKNYKKFYHMMVFQGTSLLQKPVSAL; encoded by the exons ATGGCGAAAGGTAAGGATTCTGATGAGTTTGTGTTGCTTTCGAAGATCCGTACGGGGGTGAAGAGGGAGTTTGCATTCGCCATGAAGGCTCAATCGGAGATTGGTGCTGGTTCTTTGGGTCGGACAAGGGGTAGCAAGAATCGGAATGAGGCGCCGGCGAGGACTGTTAGGGCTGCTAAGAGGTCAAGGAAGAATGCGGTGAAGGACGCGGCtgcggaggaggtggtggtgggtgaTGCCATGAGCGAGGAGGAGGCTAAGAGTGATGTGGTGGACCTTCCCAGcgatgaggtggaggaagaggagCTGAAGGGTGATGTGGTGGTGGAAACTGTGATCAATGAGGAGGTTATGGAGGAAATAGCACCAGAATCCGTTGTGGTCAAAGTGGATTTTGAAGAATCGGAAAAGGGTGGTGTTGATGACCAACCCCTTGTTGTCAAAGAGGAGAAAGGTGCTCTTGATGAAAAACCCCTTGTGGTCAAAGAGGATTTGCAAGATCAGGGGAAGGGTGCTCTTGATGAACAACAACCCCTTGTGGTCAAAGAGGAGAAGGGTGCTCTTGATGAAAAAGGGGCTAGTGGGGTAGCCCCAGAGGCTTTGGTTAAGGATGATAAGGGTGATGTTAAGGgggggaagaagaaaaagaagaagatggctTTGGATAATACAATGAGGAGGTTTACCAGGTCAGCATTGAAGCAAAATTCTGATGAAATGAAGATGGAAATTGGTGGGGAACAGGCTAATGCTGCAGGTGTTGGAATAGATGATAATGTTAAAAAGGAGGTTCAGGCCTCCCCATTAATGACCACTCCAATGCCATTTACAGGGTCCAGATTGAGGAAGTTCCCTACCAGGCTGAAGGATCTTCTGGCTACAGGGATTCTAGAGGGACTGCCCGTGAAGTATATTAAGGGAGTAAAG GCCCGAAGACCTGGAGAAAACGGGCTGCGAGGAGTGGTTACTGGGCCTGGGATTTTGTGCTATTGTGATAGTTGTAATGGGACTGAG GTTGTCTCGCCCACTGTGTATGAACTGCATGCTGGTAGTGCCAACAAACGTCCCCCAGAGTATACTTACCTTGATAATGGGCGTCCCCTCCGGGATGTCATGAATGCATGTTCGAATGGTCCATTGGGAAGCATGGAAGAAGTTGTTCAAATGATTCTTGGtcaatttactttgaagaaatCTAACATCTGTTTCAACTGCAGAG TGTCCACTTCTGATGATGGAGCGAGTCTGTCAAAACTATTTTGTGATTCATGCATGGAGTTAAAAGACTCTCAACATAGCCTCCCTGAAACAGCTGTGGCAAGTAGCTGCACCCTGGAAACAGCTGCGGAAAACAGCTGTGCCCCTGAAACAGCAGTGGCAAGCAGCTTCCCCCCTCCGACTGATGTGGCAAGCAGCTGCCCCCCTCAAACACCTGTGGCAAGCAGTGAAAGTATTTCACCAGATGTTCAGCCCAG ATCACCCGAAACAGCTGTGCTTACGAAGTCATTAAAGGCTGGGATGAAACACAGTACATCCCGGGGCAAGAGTCAGGGAAAACTGACAAGAAA GGATTTACGCTTGCACAAGTTTGTATTTGAAGAAGATGTGTTGGCTGAGGGAGTTGAGTTAGCCTACTATGCTCATGGAAAG AAATTATTGGTTGGCTATAAAAAGGGATGTGGAATTTTGTGTACCTGCTGCAATGCTGAG GTCAGTGCTTCTCTGTTTGAATCTCATGCTGGCTGGGCAACCCGACGCAAGCC TTACCACAACATATATACAACTGACGGAGTCTCACTCCACGACTTGTCCATCTCTTTGTCGAGAGATCGGAGGTTTGCTACCACTGAAAATGATGACCTTTGCAGCATATGTGAAGATGGAGGGGATCTGTTGTGTTGTGATGGATGCCCAAGAGCTTTTCACATAG ATTGTGTTCCTTTGTCATGCATTCCAAGTGGTACTTGGTATTGTAAATATTGCCAGAACCTTTTTGAGAAAGACAAACCAAGGGAGCGTAATAATAAACCAAAGACAAACCGAAGATGCGTTCGCGTTGTCAGAACTGTAGCGGTTGAACACGGCGGATGTGCCTTGTGCGG GAGTCATGATTTCAGTAAAATCTTTGGTCCTCGGACTGTAATTATTTGTGATCAG TGTGAAAGGGAATATCATGTTGGGTGTTTGAAGCAACATAACATGCAGGATCTAGCG GAACTGCCTGAAGGGAATTGGTTCTGCAGAGAAAGTTGCAATCAAATTCATTCAGCTTTGATTAATTTGGTTGCTTGTGGGGAGAAGAATATCCCAGATTCTTTTCAGAGCTTGATAAAAAAGAAGCATGAAGAGAAAGGTTTAGACACTGGGGTTGATCTTGATATCAAATGGAGGGTTCTGAATTGGAAATTGGCTCCTGGTGAGGAAACTAGGCCATTGCTTTCGAAGGCTGTTGCCATCTTTCAT GAGAGGTTTGATCCTATTGTTGATTCTTCTTCTGGTCGTGATTTCATTCCAACAATGCTGTATGG AAGGAACATCCGGGGCCAAGATTTTGGTGGAATGTATTGTGCCGTGCTCACTGTCAA ccaagttgtcgtcTCTGCTGGAGTATTTCGAGTCTTTGGACCGGAAATAGCTGAGCTTCCATTGGTGGCTACGACTGCTGAGTACCAAGGACAG GGTTATTTTCAGTGCTTATTTTCCTGCATTGAGGGGTTGCTTGGTTCTTTAAACGTGAAAAACCTTGTCCTGCCAGCGGCTGAGGAAGCTGAATCAATATGGACGGGTAAATTTGGGTTTACCAAGCTTGGGCAAGATGAG ATAAAAAACTACAAGAAGTTTTATCATATGATGGTATTTCAAGGGACCTCGCTGCTTCAGAAGCCAGTTTCTGCACTCTGA
- the LOC130747392 gene encoding uncharacterized protein LOC130747392 isoform X2 translates to MKAQSEIGAGSLGRTRGSKNRNEAPARTVRAAKRSRKNAVKDAAAEEVVVGDAMSEEEAKSDVVDLPSDEVEEEELKGDVVVETVINEEVMEEIAPESVVVKVDFEESEKGGVDDQPLVVKEEKGALDEKPLVVKEDLQDQGKGALDEQQPLVVKEEKGALDEKGASGVAPEALVKDDKGDVKGGKKKKKKMALDNTMRRFTRSALKQNSDEMKMEIGGEQANAAGVGIDDNVKKEVQASPLMTTPMPFTGSRLRKFPTRLKDLLATGILEGLPVKYIKGVKARRPGENGLRGVVTGPGILCYCDSCNGTEVVSPTVYELHAGSANKRPPEYTYLDNGRPLRDVMNACSNGPLGSMEEVVQMILGQFTLKKSNICFNCRVSTSDDGASLSKLFCDSCMELKDSQHSLPETAVASSCTLETAAENSCAPETAVASSFPPPTDVASSCPPQTPVASSESISPDVQPRSPETAVLTKSLKAGMKHSTSRGKSQGKLTRKDLRLHKFVFEEDVLAEGVELAYYAHGKKLLVGYKKGCGILCTCCNAEVSASLFESHAGWATRRKPYHNIYTTDGVSLHDLSISLSRDRRFATTENDDLCSICEDGGDLLCCDGCPRAFHIDCVPLSCIPSGTWYCKYCQNLFEKDKPRERNNKPKTNRRCVRVVRTVAVEHGGCALCGSHDFSKIFGPRTVIICDQCEREYHVGCLKQHNMQDLAELPEGNWFCRESCNQIHSALINLVACGEKNIPDSFQSLIKKKHEEKGLDTGVDLDIKWRVLNWKLAPGEETRPLLSKAVAIFHERFDPIVDSSSGRDFIPTMLYGRNIRGQDFGGMYCAVLTVNQVVVSAGVFRVFGPEIAELPLVATTAEYQGQGYFQCLFSCIEGLLGSLNVKNLVLPAAEEAESIWTGKFGFTKLGQDEIKNYKKFYHMMVFQGTSLLQKPVSAL, encoded by the exons ATGAAGGCTCAATCGGAGATTGGTGCTGGTTCTTTGGGTCGGACAAGGGGTAGCAAGAATCGGAATGAGGCGCCGGCGAGGACTGTTAGGGCTGCTAAGAGGTCAAGGAAGAATGCGGTGAAGGACGCGGCtgcggaggaggtggtggtgggtgaTGCCATGAGCGAGGAGGAGGCTAAGAGTGATGTGGTGGACCTTCCCAGcgatgaggtggaggaagaggagCTGAAGGGTGATGTGGTGGTGGAAACTGTGATCAATGAGGAGGTTATGGAGGAAATAGCACCAGAATCCGTTGTGGTCAAAGTGGATTTTGAAGAATCGGAAAAGGGTGGTGTTGATGACCAACCCCTTGTTGTCAAAGAGGAGAAAGGTGCTCTTGATGAAAAACCCCTTGTGGTCAAAGAGGATTTGCAAGATCAGGGGAAGGGTGCTCTTGATGAACAACAACCCCTTGTGGTCAAAGAGGAGAAGGGTGCTCTTGATGAAAAAGGGGCTAGTGGGGTAGCCCCAGAGGCTTTGGTTAAGGATGATAAGGGTGATGTTAAGGgggggaagaagaaaaagaagaagatggctTTGGATAATACAATGAGGAGGTTTACCAGGTCAGCATTGAAGCAAAATTCTGATGAAATGAAGATGGAAATTGGTGGGGAACAGGCTAATGCTGCAGGTGTTGGAATAGATGATAATGTTAAAAAGGAGGTTCAGGCCTCCCCATTAATGACCACTCCAATGCCATTTACAGGGTCCAGATTGAGGAAGTTCCCTACCAGGCTGAAGGATCTTCTGGCTACAGGGATTCTAGAGGGACTGCCCGTGAAGTATATTAAGGGAGTAAAG GCCCGAAGACCTGGAGAAAACGGGCTGCGAGGAGTGGTTACTGGGCCTGGGATTTTGTGCTATTGTGATAGTTGTAATGGGACTGAG GTTGTCTCGCCCACTGTGTATGAACTGCATGCTGGTAGTGCCAACAAACGTCCCCCAGAGTATACTTACCTTGATAATGGGCGTCCCCTCCGGGATGTCATGAATGCATGTTCGAATGGTCCATTGGGAAGCATGGAAGAAGTTGTTCAAATGATTCTTGGtcaatttactttgaagaaatCTAACATCTGTTTCAACTGCAGAG TGTCCACTTCTGATGATGGAGCGAGTCTGTCAAAACTATTTTGTGATTCATGCATGGAGTTAAAAGACTCTCAACATAGCCTCCCTGAAACAGCTGTGGCAAGTAGCTGCACCCTGGAAACAGCTGCGGAAAACAGCTGTGCCCCTGAAACAGCAGTGGCAAGCAGCTTCCCCCCTCCGACTGATGTGGCAAGCAGCTGCCCCCCTCAAACACCTGTGGCAAGCAGTGAAAGTATTTCACCAGATGTTCAGCCCAG ATCACCCGAAACAGCTGTGCTTACGAAGTCATTAAAGGCTGGGATGAAACACAGTACATCCCGGGGCAAGAGTCAGGGAAAACTGACAAGAAA GGATTTACGCTTGCACAAGTTTGTATTTGAAGAAGATGTGTTGGCTGAGGGAGTTGAGTTAGCCTACTATGCTCATGGAAAG AAATTATTGGTTGGCTATAAAAAGGGATGTGGAATTTTGTGTACCTGCTGCAATGCTGAG GTCAGTGCTTCTCTGTTTGAATCTCATGCTGGCTGGGCAACCCGACGCAAGCC TTACCACAACATATATACAACTGACGGAGTCTCACTCCACGACTTGTCCATCTCTTTGTCGAGAGATCGGAGGTTTGCTACCACTGAAAATGATGACCTTTGCAGCATATGTGAAGATGGAGGGGATCTGTTGTGTTGTGATGGATGCCCAAGAGCTTTTCACATAG ATTGTGTTCCTTTGTCATGCATTCCAAGTGGTACTTGGTATTGTAAATATTGCCAGAACCTTTTTGAGAAAGACAAACCAAGGGAGCGTAATAATAAACCAAAGACAAACCGAAGATGCGTTCGCGTTGTCAGAACTGTAGCGGTTGAACACGGCGGATGTGCCTTGTGCGG GAGTCATGATTTCAGTAAAATCTTTGGTCCTCGGACTGTAATTATTTGTGATCAG TGTGAAAGGGAATATCATGTTGGGTGTTTGAAGCAACATAACATGCAGGATCTAGCG GAACTGCCTGAAGGGAATTGGTTCTGCAGAGAAAGTTGCAATCAAATTCATTCAGCTTTGATTAATTTGGTTGCTTGTGGGGAGAAGAATATCCCAGATTCTTTTCAGAGCTTGATAAAAAAGAAGCATGAAGAGAAAGGTTTAGACACTGGGGTTGATCTTGATATCAAATGGAGGGTTCTGAATTGGAAATTGGCTCCTGGTGAGGAAACTAGGCCATTGCTTTCGAAGGCTGTTGCCATCTTTCAT GAGAGGTTTGATCCTATTGTTGATTCTTCTTCTGGTCGTGATTTCATTCCAACAATGCTGTATGG AAGGAACATCCGGGGCCAAGATTTTGGTGGAATGTATTGTGCCGTGCTCACTGTCAA ccaagttgtcgtcTCTGCTGGAGTATTTCGAGTCTTTGGACCGGAAATAGCTGAGCTTCCATTGGTGGCTACGACTGCTGAGTACCAAGGACAG GGTTATTTTCAGTGCTTATTTTCCTGCATTGAGGGGTTGCTTGGTTCTTTAAACGTGAAAAACCTTGTCCTGCCAGCGGCTGAGGAAGCTGAATCAATATGGACGGGTAAATTTGGGTTTACCAAGCTTGGGCAAGATGAG ATAAAAAACTACAAGAAGTTTTATCATATGATGGTATTTCAAGGGACCTCGCTGCTTCAGAAGCCAGTTTCTGCACTCTGA